In Nocardia sp. XZ_19_385, the sequence GCCGGTGGCGATCACTACGGGGTCAGCCGGATCACGTTGCGCCAGATCCTGCTTGCCGAGCTCGGTGCGGTCGTGCGGTACGGCAGCATGTTCGAGCGGTACGAGCATCAGGCGGACGGGCGCGTGGTCGCCCATTTCGCCGATGGGACCACCGAAGTCGGTGATGTGCTCATCGGTGCGGATGGCGGTACCTCACGGGTGCGCGCTCAGTACTTGCCGCACGCGGAGCGGATCGATACCGGAATCGTCACTATCGCAGGGAAGTTCGCGCTCACGCCGCAGTCCCGCGAAGAGCTCGATCCGCGGCTGACGGCACACCCGTTCAGTGTGATTCCGCCGAGTGGGTGCGGAATGTTTGTCGCGGCACATGATTTCGACGCACCCACCTCCGGGCCGATCGGCGGGAACGACGACGGCTTGACCGGAGCGCTGTTCGACAACACCCAGCCATACGTGCTGTGGGGTTTCGGCGCCAAGCGCGAACGCTTCGGGTCAGGTCTGGAATCGATGAGCACCGGCGAGTTGCACAACCTCACACAGCAGATGACGGATGGCTGGGCGCCTGCGCTGCGCCGTCTGGTCGCCGAGACCGACAGCGACACAGTCACTTTGATCCCGATCAAGACCTCGGTGCCGGTCGAGCCGTGGCAGACCACGAACGTGACCGTGCTCGGCGACGCCATCCACAGCATGACCCCGTTCGGCGGCATCGGCGCCAACACCGCCCTGCGCGACGCACAACTGCTGTGCCGCAAGCTCGTTGCCGCTGAGCGGGGCGAACAGGAACTGCTGACGGGGATCCGCGAGTACGAGGCGCAGATGATCGACTACGGCTTCGAAGCCGTCCGCACCTCCTTGAAGGCGGCCAATCAGTCGGTGTCCGACAACCGCCTGGCCCGCACCGCCGGCAGGCTGTTCTTCCGCACCGCCAACGCGGTACCGGCGATCAAGCGAAAGATGTTCGCCGACTTGGGAGCATGAGGCTTCTT encodes:
- a CDS encoding NAD(P)/FAD-dependent oxidoreductase, which codes for MSRNLHVVIAGGGIGGLALANGLHRAGVSVSVHERETQRTDRLQGFRIHINPNGSRALAELLSPELFSTFIATSGKGSIGFGFVTEQLKELLEFEPVEPAHDPAGGDHYGVSRITLRQILLAELGAVVRYGSMFERYEHQADGRVVAHFADGTTEVGDVLIGADGGTSRVRAQYLPHAERIDTGIVTIAGKFALTPQSREELDPRLTAHPFSVIPPSGCGMFVAAHDFDAPTSGPIGGNDDGLTGALFDNTQPYVLWGFGAKRERFGSGLESMSTGELHNLTQQMTDGWAPALRRLVAETDSDTVTLIPIKTSVPVEPWQTTNVTVLGDAIHSMTPFGGIGANTALRDAQLLCRKLVAAERGEQELLTGIREYEAQMIDYGFEAVRTSLKAANQSVSDNRLARTAGRLFFRTANAVPAIKRKMFADLGA